Genomic window (Paraburkholderia phenazinium):
ACCCGCGCGGCCGGCTGGCCGCGCGGTTCATTTCCCCCACCGCTTCGCGCAAGGCGATTTGGTGCGCCGCCGCAGACGCGCTCGCTCCACCGCAAGGTCCGGAGAGTAGAAGCGTGTATTGAAGCTGAATATTGTGCTGTCTATGATCAAGGCGCAGCCGGTCCGGCTGCCGACCGGAGAACGTCATGACAGTGTCATCCATGCTGTTCGTAGTTCGCCAGTATTGCCTGCCCGCATTGACAACCCTGGCCGTCTCGACGGCATGCTTGACACCCGTCGCCGCCCCCGCTGCGACGCTGCCTGACAAGACCCTGGTGTTCTGCTCCGAAGGCAGCCCAGCCGGTTTCGACACCGCGCAGTACACCACCAGCGTCGAGTTCACCGCCGGCTCCTATACGGTCTACAACCGGCTGGTCGAGTTCGCCCACGGCAGCACCGACATCGAACCCGGGCTTGCCGAGAAGTGGGACGTTTCCCCGGATGGCCTGCAATACACGTTTCATCTGCGCCATGGGGTGAAGTTTCAGACCACCTCGTTCTTCAAGCCAACCCGCGAATTCAATGCGGACGACGCCGTGTTCACCTTCGAGCGCATGCTCGATCCGGATCAGCCGTTTCATAAGGCGTATCCGGTGCCGTTCCCGTACTTCAGCGATCTGGGGCTGGCGAAGAACATCGCGAAGATCGAGGCGCTCGACCCCTACACGGTGCGCTTCACGCTCAAGCAGGTGGATGCGCCGTTCCTGCAGCAGATCGCGATGCCGTTCGCGTCGATTCTGTCGGCGGAATACACCGATCAATTGCTGAAGGCCGGCAAGGCCTCCGACATCAATCTGTTCCCGGTCGGCACGGGGCCGTTCATCTTCCGCAGCTACACCAAGGACGACACCATCCGCTTCGACGGTAATCCGGACTACTGGAAACCGGACGTCGTGAAAGTGAGCAAGCTGATCTTCGCCATCACCGTCGACCCGGCCGTGCGGCTGCAAAAGCTGAAACGCGGCGAGTGCCAGGTGATGAGCTACCCGCGTCCTGCGGATATCGCGGCGGTCAAGGCCGACTCGTCGCTGGCGATGCCGAGCGAGGTGGGCTTCAATCTGGGCATCCTCGGCTACAACACGACCAAAAAGCCGCTCGATAACGTGCTGGTGCGCCGTGCGCTGGATATGTCGATCAACAAGAAGGCGATCATCGAGTCGGTGTACCAGGGCGCGGGCCAGATTGCCACCAATCCGATGCCGCCTACCCAGTGGGGCTACAACAAGAGCCTGAAAGACGCGCCCTACGACATCGACAAGGCCAAAGCGCTGCTGAAGGAAGCCGGTTATCCCGACGGCTTCGACCTGACGCTGTGGGCCATGCCGGTCCAGCGCCCCTACAATCCGAACGCGCGGCTAATGGCTGAAATGCTGCAGTCCGACTGGGCGAAGATCGGCGTGAAGGTGAATATCGTTACCTTCGAGTGGGGCGAGTACATCCGCCGCGCCCACGCCGGCGAACACGAGGCGATCCTGATTGGCTGGACCGGCGATTACGGCGACCCGGACAACTGGCTCGGCGTGTTGCTCGGCTGCGATTCGGTGAAGGGCAGCAACTTCTCGAAGTGGTGCTACAAACCCTTCGACGACCTGATCACTGCGGCGCGCAGTACCACCGACCTTGCCCAGCGCACCAAGGATTACATGGACGCTCAGGTGATCTTCAAGGACCAGGTGCCGTTCACGCCGATTGCCCACTCCACCGTTTATCAACCTATTTCAAAAGAGGTGACGGGCTTCAAGATCGACCCGTTCGGCCCGACGCAATTCCTCGGCGTGGGACTGAAATGAGCGGATATGGGTGCTTTTGCACCCGCTTTTAGCCTCAGAGACGTCACGCGGCCCGTCAATCCGGTGTTGACGGGCCTCAATCTATGCCTAACAAGTGTTTCCGATCGTGAACACAAGGAATTTCCTCCGCTTGTTGCCGCAAGCTATGCTCAAGTAATATCGCGCTACGCCGGTGCAAGCCGGCCCCGAACCTGGAGGAAACATGAAGCAAAACAATCTGTTGCGCGCCGCGCGGATCACGACGCTCGTCGCAGCTGCAGCGGCATCGATGGTGGGCGCGAGTGTCGCGCGTGCCGAGATCCCGAATAAAACCCTGGTCTACTGCTCAGAAGGCAGCCCTGCGGGTTTCGATCCAGCCCAATACACCACGGGCACCGACTTCACCGCCAACACGTTCACCGTCTATAACCGCCTCGTCGAGTTCGAGCGCGGCGGCACCAAGGTCGAGCCGGGCCTCGCCGAAAGCTGGGATGTCTCGCCGGACGGCAAGACCTACACGTTCCATCTGCGTCACGGCGTCAAGTTCCAGACAACCGCCTACTTCAAGCCGAGCCGCGAGTTCAACGCGGACGACGTCCTCTTCACGTTCACGCGCATGCTCGATCCGACCATGCCGTTCAACAAGGCGTATCCGGCGCAGTTCCCGTACTTCACGGACATGGGCCTCGACAAGCTGATCGCGAAGGTCGAA
Coding sequences:
- a CDS encoding ABC transporter substrate-binding protein, whose amino-acid sequence is MTVSSMLFVVRQYCLPALTTLAVSTACLTPVAAPAATLPDKTLVFCSEGSPAGFDTAQYTTSVEFTAGSYTVYNRLVEFAHGSTDIEPGLAEKWDVSPDGLQYTFHLRHGVKFQTTSFFKPTREFNADDAVFTFERMLDPDQPFHKAYPVPFPYFSDLGLAKNIAKIEALDPYTVRFTLKQVDAPFLQQIAMPFASILSAEYTDQLLKAGKASDINLFPVGTGPFIFRSYTKDDTIRFDGNPDYWKPDVVKVSKLIFAITVDPAVRLQKLKRGECQVMSYPRPADIAAVKADSSLAMPSEVGFNLGILGYNTTKKPLDNVLVRRALDMSINKKAIIESVYQGAGQIATNPMPPTQWGYNKSLKDAPYDIDKAKALLKEAGYPDGFDLTLWAMPVQRPYNPNARLMAEMLQSDWAKIGVKVNIVTFEWGEYIRRAHAGEHEAILIGWTGDYGDPDNWLGVLLGCDSVKGSNFSKWCYKPFDDLITAARSTTDLAQRTKDYMDAQVIFKDQVPFTPIAHSTVYQPISKEVTGFKIDPFGPTQFLGVGLK